From the Oryza glaberrima chromosome 5, OglaRS2, whole genome shotgun sequence genome, one window contains:
- the LOC127774317 gene encoding PH, RCC1 and FYVE domains-containing protein 1-like, producing MTPDDNALITLKKGSKLIKYSRKGKPKIREFRLSSDENTLVWYSHNKEKCLRLSSVSKVIPGQRTAVFRRFLRPEKDYLSFSLIYKNGQRSLDLVCKDQAEVEVWFSTLESLITSCRLNFLNDGQTDRVSFSEDVTIYQDSTSYDTTLDIASSITRSFNSAGYSTPNSLNSIRADVGSDRVNMLRASTGDNSRVSISSAPSSSSQSSGLDDIESLGDVYVWGEVWTEVLPSEGSSNYLCSKTDFLIPKPLESDVVLDVQQIACGSRHIGLTTRQGEVFTWGEELGGRLGHGTDTDICRPKLVESLAVSNVEYIACGEFHTCVVTASGDLYDWGDGSYNAGLLGHGTGVSHWLPKRVSGPLEGLQVLSVACGSWHSALTMSSGKLFTFGDGTFGSLGHGDRESVAYPKEVEALSGFRAMKVACGVWHSAAIVEISGQASTNAMSRKLFTWGDGDKNRLGHGDKEAKLVPTCVQALVDHNFHQVACGHSMTVALATSGHVFTMGSSNNGQLGNPKADGKQPCMVQDKLGNELVEEISCGSNHVAALTSRSEVYTWGMGANGRLGHGSVEDKKKPTLVDALKDRHVKSISCGSNFTTCICIHKWVSGADQSVCSGCRQPFGFTRKRHNCYNCGLVHCHACSSRKVLKAALAPTPGKPHRVCDSCFMKLKAADTGVISSYNKRNVITRRSIDIKDKLERPEIRPSRLATTSPAEPVKYQETKNVRNETKPADPMSMMKASQVPAMLQFKDMAFAGTFGTVPTTVKSMTMGGQMQMGMPMFSPSPPSKKPSPPPATASPLIGKVDNDGLKKTNELLNQDISKLQSQVNKLKQKCETQDEQLQKAERKAKQAASMASEESARRNTVLDFVKHLDSELKVIADRVPDDVADNLKTLQSQSERFLAGQSSNLVEITGLTGHDIGHHRSSSTGSLPVSQDGSSGNASGSSIAMASDSPCHRIMENNLKAPGDFAPKYGTHGEVQLIEQFEPGVYVTLIQLRDGTKVFKRVRFSKRRFAEQQAEEWWRENQERVFKKYNHPTN from the exons ATGACACCAGATGATAAT GCCCTTATTACTTTAAAGAAAGGCAGCAAGCTTATCAAGTATAGCCGGAAGGGAAAACCCAAGATTCGTGAGTTCAGACTTTCTAGT GACGAAAATACATTAGTTTGGTACTCCCACAACAAGGAAAAGTGCCTCAGACTGTCTTCTGTGTCTAAAGTTATACCTGGACAGAGAACT GCTGTTTTTAGGAGGTTTTTACGCCCTGAGAAGGATTATCTATCATTTTCCCTTATATACAAGAACGGCCAACGTTCCCTTGATCTG GTTTGCAAGGATCAAGCTGAAGTAGAAGTGTGGTTTTCGACACTTGAGTCACTGATTACTTCATGCCGTCTAAATTTTCTGAATGATGGTCAAACTGATAGAGTATCATTTTCTGAA gACGTAACAATCTATCAAGATAGCACTTCCTATGATACAACGCTAGATATCGCCTCAAGTATTACACGTAGTTTTAACTCAGCTGGTTATAGCACACCGAATTCATTGAATTCTATTAGAGCAGATGTTGGATCAGACCGCGTAAATATGCTAAGAGCAAGTACAGGAGACAATAGCCGAGTTAGTATTTCCAGTGCCCCTAGTTCTTCCAGTCAAAGTTCTGGACTAGATGACATCGAATCCCTCGGCGATGTTTATGTATGGGGTGAGGTGTGGACTGAGGTGCTACCCTCTGAAGGATCCTCCAACTATTTGTGCAGCAAAACagattttttaattccaaaaccTCTAGAATCAGATGTTGTTTTGGATGTTCAGCAAATAGCATGTGGCTCTAGGCACATTGGCCTTACTACTCGGCAAGGAGAAGTATTCACTTGGGGTGAAGAACTTGGTGGACGGCTAGGCCATGGTACTGATACAGATATCTGTCGTCCCAAACTTGTCGAATCCTTGGCAGTGTCCAATGTGGAATACATTGCGTGTGGGGAGTTTCATACTTGTGTTGTAACTGCATCTGGTGATCTGTATGATTGGGGTGATGGATCATACAATGCCGGATTACTTGGGCACGGAACCGGAGTCAGCCATTGGCTTCCGAAAAGAGTTTCAGGGCCTCTAGAAGGGCTTCAGGTACTCTCTGTTGCATGTGGCTCATGGCATTCAGCACTGACCATGTCAAGTGGAAAACTTTTCACATTTGGTGATGGCACATTTGGTTCTCTTGGTCATGGAGACCGTGAAAGCGTTGCATATCCAAAGGAGGTAGAAGCTTTGAGTGGATTCAGAGCAATGAAAGTTGCATGTGGAGTATGGCATTCTGCAGCAATTGTGGAAATCAGTGGTCAGGCAAGCACAAATGCAATGTCAAGAAAGCTGTTTACATGGGGAGATGGAGATAAGAATCGCTTGGGCCATGGCGATAAAGAAGCGAAGCTAGTTCCAACATGTGTTCAAGCACTCGTTGACCATAATTTCCATCAGGTGGCCTGTGGACATAGCATGACTGTTGCTCTTGCCACATCTGGCCATGTTTTCACAATGGGTAGCTCTAATAATGGCCAGCTTGGGAATCCAAAAGCTGATGGTAAACAACCATGTATGGTGCAAGATAAGTTGGGTAATGAGTTGGTTGAAGAGATCTCATGTGGCTCTAACCATGTAGCAGCCTTGACTTCAAGAAGTGAAGTATATACATGGGGCATGGGAGCCAATGGAAGGTTGGGACATGGTAGTGTTGAAGACAAAAAGAAGCCAACTCTTGTTGACGCATTGAAAGATCGTCATGTTAAGAGCATTTCATGTGGTTCAAATTTCACTACATGCATTTGCATACATAAGTGGGTTTCAGGTGCAGATCAGTCTGTTTGCTCTGGATGCAGGCAGCCATTTGGTTTCACAAGAAAGAGGCACAATTGCTACAACTGTGGACTTGTCCATTGTCATGCATGCAGTTCTAGGAAAGTGCTCAAGGCTGCTTTGGCACCAACTCCTGGCAAGCCACACCGTGTATGTGATTCATGTTTCATGAAACTGAAAGCCGCGGATACCGGCGTTATCAGTTCATATAACAAAAGGAATGTCATCACCAGGCGATCCATTGATATCAAAGATAAGTTAGAGAGACCAGAAATAAGGCCTTCCAGACTTGCAACGACATCACCAGCAGAGCCAGTCAAGTATCAAGAAACAAAAAATGTTAGAAATGAGACAAAACCAGCCGATCCTATGTCCATGATGAAAGCATCACAAGTTCCTGCCATGTTGCAGTTCAAAGATATGGCTTTTGCAGGAACATTTGGTACAGTTCCAACTACCGTAAAATCTATGACAATGGGAGGTCAAATGCAAATGGGCATGCCAATGTTTTCACCATCGCCACCGTCAAAGAAGCCAAGTCCACCTCCAGCGACCGCAAGTCCTCTGATCGGTAAAGTGGACAATGATGGCTTGAAGAAGACTAACGAGTTGCTGAATCAAGACATTTCCAAGTTGCAATCTCAG GTTAATAAGTTGAAACAGAAATGTGAAACTCAAGATGAGCAACTACAGAAAGCAGAAAGAAAAGCTAAACAGGCTGCCTCTATGGCTTCAGAAGAATCTGCTAGGCGCAATACTGTCTTGGATTTTGTTAAGCATCTTGACAGTGAG CTCAAGGTTATTGCAGACAGGGTGCCCGATGATGTTGCTGACAACTTAAAAACTTTGCAAAGCCAGTCGGAGAGATTTCTTGCAGGACAAAGTAGTAATCTAGTGGAGATTACTGGCCTTACTGGACATGATATCGGACACCATAGGTCAAGTAGCACGGGTAGCCTGCCAGTGTCTCAAGATGGCAGTTCTGGAAATGCTAGTGGCTCTTCCATTGCCATGGCTAGTGACTCTCCATGTCACCGTATCATGGAAAACAACTTGAAGGCTCCAGGTGACTTCGCACCAAAGTATGGTACTCATGGAGAAGTGCAGTTGATTGAGCAGTTTGAGCCAGGAGTGTATGTGACGCTTATCCAGCTGAGGGATGGGACCAAAGTATTCAAGCGTGTCAGGTTCAG caAGAGGAGGTTTGCTGAGCAGCAGGCTGAGGAATGGTGGAGGGAAAACCAAGAGAGAGTGTTCAAGAAATACAACCATCCAACTAACTAG
- the LOC127774546 gene encoding mitogen-activated protein kinase kinase kinase 17-like yields the protein MDAAGMIIGGGGRRRLTRVRTLGRGASGAVVSLFAAGDDELLAVKSAAGPAGAAQLRREAGILASLCSPHVLPCFGFGAVAGGEYGLLLEFAPGGSLADEVARNGGRLEEDDVRAYAADVASGLAYLHGVGMVHGDVKGRNVVIGANGRAKLADFGCARRADSAGPIGGTPAFMAPEVARGEEQGPAADVWALGCTVIEMATGRAPWSGVDDVVAAVRLIGFTDAVPEPPEWLSPEANDFLDKCLRRRAGERWTAAQLLEHPFLALAGCRAVAAEETKPKWVSPKSTLDAAFWESDADDEDDDMPESSAERIMALAVPCSAMPDWESDDGWIDVMSSQSELPIAAAETPAEQTRSEVSESPVASPALETTSYASAWDERSEAVMDADVDDDDDELVHNVRTVDTFVDEQLRQDIYLDFTTSDPIVLHVDVSDERKVKLLPPIPDCLCSSPSLSFFDFIHSNLITLQTQTTNLKLQTSKNVKSRAAASALILQNDGT from the coding sequence ATGGATGCGGCGGGGAtgatcatcggcggcggcgggcggcggaggctgaCGAGGGTGAGGACGCTCGGGCGCGGGGCGTCGGGGGCCGTGGTATCGCTGTTCGCGGCGGGGGACGACGAGCTGCTCGCCGTGAagtcggcggcggggccggcgggggcggcgcagCTGCGGCGGGAGGCGGGCATCCTCGCCTCGCTCTGCTCGCCGCACGTGCTCCCCTGCTTCGGgttcggcgccgtcgccggcggggagTACGGGCTGCTTCTCGAGTTCGCCCCCGGTGGGTCGCTCGCCGACGAGGTTGCGAGGAATGGGGGCCGCCTCGAGGAGGACGATGTCCGGGCTTACGCGGCGGATGTCGCGAGCGGGCTCGCGTACCTCCATGGGGTGGGCATGGTGCATGGGGATGTGAAGGGGAGGAACGTGGTGATCGGCGCCAACGGGCGCGCCAAGCTCGCGGACTTCGGGTGCGCGAGGCGCGCCGACTCGGCTGGGCCGATCGGCGGCACGCCGGCGTTCATGGCGCCGGAggtggcgcgcggggaggagcagGGGCCGGCGGCCGACGTCTGGGCGCTGGGCTGCACCGTCATCGAGATGGCCACCGGCCGCGCCCCCTGGAGCGGCGTGGACGACGtggtcgccgccgtgcgcctgATCGGGTTCACCGACGCCGTGCCGGAGCCCCCCGAGTGGCTGTCGCCGGAGGCGAACGACTTCCTGGACAAGTGCCTcaggcgccgcgccggcgagcggtGGACGGCCGCGCAGCTGCTGGAGCATCCGTTCTTGGCGCTCGCCGGATgccgcgccgtggccgccgaggAGACGAAGCCCAAGTGGGTCTCTCCCAAGAGCACGCTGGATGCCGCATTTTGGGAGtcggacgccgacgacgaggacgacgacatGCCGGAGAGCTCGGCCGAGAGGATCATGGCGCTGGCCGTCCCCTGCTCTGCCATGCCGGATTGGGAATCAGACGATGGCTGGATCGACGTCATGAGCAGCCAATCCGAACTTCCCATCGCGGCGGCTGAAACGCCGGCCGAGCAGACGCGCAGCGAAGTTTCTGAATCGCCGGTGGCTTCGCCGGCTTTGGAGACGACGAGCTACGCGAGTGCTTGGGATGAAAGATCGGAAGCTGTAATGGATGCTGACGtggacgatgacgatgatgagcTCGTGCACAATGTACGAACTGTTGATACCTTTGTGGATGAACAGCTCCGCCAagatatttatttagattttactaCTAGTGACCCAATTGTACTTCATGTTGATGTTTCTGATGAAAGAAAAGTAAAATTATTGCCTCCAATTCCTGACTGCCTCTGttcctccccttctctttcttttttcgatTTTATTCACTCAAATCTGATAACACTACAAACTCAAACTACAAATCTGAAACTTCAAACCTCCAAAAATGTGAAATCGAGGGCAGCGGCATCAGCATTAATTCTTCAGAACGATGGAACGTAG
- the LOC127774287 gene encoding mitogen-activated protein kinase kinase kinase 17-like — protein MAVAVAAAVSRQWTRVRTLGRGASGAEVFLAADDASGELFAVKSVGAAGAAALRREQGVMAGLSSPHVVPCIGGRVERDGSYQMFLEFAPGGSLADVAARCGGRMEERAVGEYAADVARGLAYLHGMGLVHGDVKARNVVIGGDGRAKLADFGCARWADSGRPIGGTPAFMAPEVARGEEQSPAADVWALGCTVIEMATGRAPWSDMDDVLAAVHRIGYTEAVPEVPGWLSADAKDFLARCLQRRPIDRSTAAQMLEHPFVASAAGDGKPEAAKSKWVSPKSTLDAALWESDTDEEEDDELSQSTAERIGSLACAASSLPDWDSDDGWIDVISTPTEESCETTTSPADEETTTDLNGDIRIAEFELPHIDVDSGNGNTTHNVGEANAQHIISPSNLVFDQVLCKTPFCNKHIAIEFIPCFVLTNVFLPLSLLCSYAPHLVSALLLSRHVSANLPAKINCGDQYVRE, from the coding sequence atggcggtggcggtggcggcggcggtgagcaggCAATGGACGAGGGTGCGGACGCTGGGGCGCGGGGCGTCCGGGGCGGAGGTGTTCCTGGCGGCGGACGACGCGTCGGGGGAGCTGTTCGCCGTCAAGTCcgtgggcgcggcgggcgcggcggcgctgaggCGGGAGCAGGGGGTGATGGCCGGGCTGAGCTCGCCGCACGTCGTCCCCTGCATCGGCGGACGCGTGGAGCGCGACGGGTCGTACCAGATGTTCCTCGAGTTCGCCCCCGGCGGGTCGCTCGCCGACGTGGCGGCGAGGTGCGGCGGGCGGATGGAGGAGCGCGCCGTCGGGGAGTACGCGGCGGACGTGGCCAGGGGGCTCGCGTACCTCCACGGGATGGGGCTGGTGCACGGGGACGTCAAGGCGAGGAATGTCGtgatcggcggcgacggccgggcgaAGCTCGCGGACTTCGGGTGCGCGAGGTGGGCAGATTCGGGCCGGCCGATCGGCGGCACGCCGGCGTTCATGGCGCCCGAGgtcgcgcgcggggaggagcagAGCCCAGCCGCCGACGTCTGGGCGCTCGGCTGCACGGTCATCGAGATGGCCACCGGCCGCGCGCCGTGGAGCGACATGGACGACGTGCTCGCGGCGGTGCACCGGATTGGCTACACGGAGGCCGTCCCCGAGGTCCCCGGCTGGCTGTCCGCCGACGCGAAGGACTTCTTGGCCAGGTGCTTGCAACGGCGCCCCATTGACCGGAGCACGGCGGCGCAGATGCTAGAACACCCgttcgtcgcctccgccgccggcgacggcaagccgGAGGCCGCGAAGTCCAAATGGGTGTCCCCCAAGAGCACCCTGGACGCCGCATTGTGGGAGTCCGAcaccgacgaggaggaagacgacgaacTGTCGCAGAGCACGGCCGAGAGGATCGGTTCACTGGcctgcgccgcctcgtcgctgcCGGATTGGGACTCCGACGACGGCTGGATCGATGTGATCTCCACCCCTACCGAAGAATCCTGCGAgaccaccacctcgccggccgACGAGGAGACGACGACTGACCTCAACGGCGACATCAGAATCGCAGAATTCGAGCTTCCCCACATTGACGTGGACAGCGGCAATGGCAACACCACCCACAATGTGGGAGAAGCCAATGCTCAGCACATTATTTCCCCTTCGAATTTAGTTTTCGATCAAGTACTATGTAAAACACCATTTTGTAACAAACACATTGCAATTGAATTCATACCATGTTTTGTCCTCACAAATGTTTTTCTCCCCCTTTCGCTGCTCTGTTCATACGCTCCTCACTTAGTCTCTGCCCTCCTCCTATCGCGCCACGTGTCCGCGAATTTACCGGCCAAAATTAACTGCGGTGACCAATACGTGCGGGAGTGA